The following are encoded in a window of Sphaeramia orbicularis chromosome 20, fSphaOr1.1, whole genome shotgun sequence genomic DNA:
- the gimap4 gene encoding GTPase IMAP family member 4 isoform X2, with amino-acid sequence MEVNTPLQAAAGGAPVPEEEVKKAASTAQVAPLPEIRLVVLGWRWPGKSLTGNTIIGREEFRLERAAEFCVKRQTEVKGRQVTVVDTPGWFSAQDTPPSYKQELVKGASLCPPGPHAFLLVIPVGMFTDVDRARIEEHVSLFGERVWKHTIVVFTWAEVLRTISIERYIRREGKELQWVLEKCKRRYFVINNCIFGEHPQVGRLLERVEKMVAEEGGLYNPEEVEEKEKEQEPVVESQSPPIRDVRELGARPKQNSGLGLSKAMEVEPLSN; translated from the exons ATGGAAGTGAATACACCACTACAGGCGGCAG CTGGAGGTGCTCCTGTACCAGAGGAAGAGGTCAAGAAGGCAGCGTCTACAGCTCAGGTGGCCCCCCTGCCAGAGATTCGTCTGGTGGTGCTGGGCTGGAGGTGGCCAGGGAAGAGCCTGACGGGAAACACCATCATCGGCCGAGAGGAGTTTCGCCTGGAGCGAGCAGCTGAGTTCTGTgtgaagagacagacagaggtgaAGGGGCGGCAGGTGACTGTGGTGGACACTCCGGGTTGGTTCTCGGCCCAGGACACACCACCCTCCTACAAACAGGAGCTAGTGAAGGGAGCTTCTCTGTGTCCCCCAGGCCCCCATGCCTTCCTGCTCGTCATCCCTGTGGGAATGTTCACTGACGTGGACCGTGCTCGGATCGAAGAGCACGTGAGTCTTTTTGGGGAGCGTGTGTGGAAGCATACCATTGTGGTGTTCACCTGGGCCGAGGTCCTACGAACCATTTCCATTGAGAGGTACATTCGAAGAGAAGGCAAAGAGCTCCAGTGGGTGCTGGAAAAGTGTAAGCGGAGGTATTTTGTTATCAATAACTGTATATTTGGGGAGCACCCCCAGGTGGGACGCTTGTTGGAGAGGGTGGAGAAGATGGTGGCAGAAGAAGGGGGGCTGTACAAcccagaggaggtggaggagaaggagaaggagcagGAGCCTGTGGTTGAGAGTCAGAGCCCACCTATCAGAGATGTGCGGGAGCTGGGTGCACGGCCTAAACAGAACTCTGGCCTGGGTTTGTCCAAAGCCATGGAGGTGGAGCCCCTTTCCA ATTAA
- the LOC115411163 gene encoding tripartite motif-containing protein 16-like: MLNRSELKLLSLKVKLNQSLRHGVEMEQKGVQLDQETFSCSICLDLLRDPVAIPCGHSYCMSCIQTHWDGEDGKNLHSCPQCRQTFTPRPVLVKNTMLAVLVEQLKKTGLEPAAADHCYAGAEDVVCDFCTGRKLKAVKSCLVCLVSYCHKHLQPHYDVPQFKKHKLVDPSEKLQENVCSRHDEVMTMFCRTDGQCICYLCPVDEHKGHDTVSSAAERTERQTELEVSRQKIQQRIKDKQKDVKVLQQEAEDISRCADEAVEKNNKILTELIRLLEERRRDVERQIRSKEETEVSRVKELESKLEQEITELRRKDAEMDKLSHTHNHNQFLLQYPSVSKLREDPDSSHVHVHVRPLSYFEDVTTAVSELRDKLQLSLTEEWTNISLSITQTQVLLEPEPQTRARFLQYSRQITLDPNTVSEHLSLSEENKRGTRMSQKQNYPDHPDRFSHWPQVLSREGLTGRCYWEVEWRGGGVMVAVAYKDTERKINSKECEFGNNDKSWALDSNYNSPEFLHNRVQSSVPGPVSSRIGVYLDHTEGILSFYSVSETMTLIHRVQTTFTQPLYAGLYIYKGSTAHFPKLH, from the coding sequence ATGTTGAACAGATCAGAACTCAAACTGCTTTCGCtcaaagtgaaacttaaccaGTCGTTGAGACACGGAGTAGAAATGGAGCAGAAAGGAGTTCAGCTGGATCAGGAGACATTTTCCTGTTCAATCTGTTTGGATCTACTGAGGGATCCGGTGGCTATTCCCTGTGGACACAGCTACTGTATGAGCTGTATTCAAACCCACTGGGACGGAGAGGACGGGAAGAACCTCCACAGCTGCCCTCAGTGCAGACAGACCTTCACACCCAGGCCTGTCCTGGTCAAAAACACCATGTTGGCAGTTTTAGTGGAACAGTTGAAGAAGACTGGACTTGAACCTGCTGCTGCTGACCACTGCTACGCTGGAGCTGAAGATGTGGTCTGTGATTTCTGCACTGGGAGGAAACTGAAAGCTGTCAAGTCCTGTCTGGTGTGTTTGGTCTCCTACTGCCACAAACACCTTCAGCCTCATTATGATGTACCTCAGTTCAAGAAACACAAGCTGGTGGATCCATCAGAGAAGCTCCAGGAGAACGTCTGCTCTCGTCATGATGAGGTGATGACGATGTTCTGCCGCACTgatggtcagtgtatctgttatcTGTGCCCTGTGGATGAACATAAAGGCCACGACACAGTCTCATCTGCAGCAGAAAGGACTGAGAGGCAGACAGAGCTGGAGGTGAGTCGACAGAAAATCCAGCAGAGaatcaaagacaaacagaaagatgtGAAGGTGCTTCAACAGGAGGCGGAGGACATCAGTCGCTGTGCTGACGAAGCAGTGGAGAAGAACAACAAGATCCTGACCGAGCTGATCCGACTCCTGGAGGAAAGAAGGCGTGATGTGGAGCGGCAGATCAGATCCAAAGAGGAAACTGAAGTGAGTCGAGTCAAAGAGCTGGAGTCGAAGCTGGAGCAGGAGATCactgagctgaggaggaaagacgctgagatggacaaactgtcacacacacacaaccacaaccagTTTTTACTCCAGTATCCATCAGTGTCCAAACTCAGAGAAGATCCAGACTCATCCCACGTCCACGTCCATGTCCGTCCTCTGAGTTACTTTGAGGATGTGACCACAGCTGTGTCAGAGCTCAGAGATAAACTCCAGCTCAGTCTGACAGAGGAATGGACCAACATCTCACTGAGCATCACTCAAACACAGGTTCTACTAGAACCGGAACCACAGACCAGAGCAAGATTCTTACAATACTCACGTCAAATcacactggatccaaacacagtgaGTGAACATCTGTCACTGTCTGAGGAGAATAAAAGAGGAACACGTATgagtcaaaaacagaattatcCTGATCATCCAGACAGGTTCAGTCACTGGCCTCAGGTCCTGAGCAGAGAGGGTCTGACTGGtcgatgttactgggaggtggagtggagAGGCGGGGGTGTTATGGTCGCAGTTGCATATAAGGATACTGAGAGAAAAATAAACTCTAAAGAATGTGAATTTGGAAACAATGACAAATCTTGGGCTTTAGATTCAAACTATAACTCTCCTGAATTTCTTCATAACCGTGTCCAGTCTTCTGTCCCAGGTCCAGTTTCCTCCAGAATCGGAGTGTACCTGGATCACACAGAGGGTATTCTGTCCTTCTACAGCGTCTCTGAAACCATGACTctgatccacagagtccagaccacattcACTCAACCTCTGTACGCTGGACTTTATATTTATAAAGGATCCACTGCCCACTTTCCTAAACTCCATTAA
- the gimap4 gene encoding GTPase IMAP family member 4 isoform X1, whose amino-acid sequence MEVNTPLQAAAGGAPVPEEEVKKAASTAQVAPLPEIRLVVLGWRWPGKSLTGNTIIGREEFRLERAAEFCVKRQTEVKGRQVTVVDTPGWFSAQDTPPSYKQELVKGASLCPPGPHAFLLVIPVGMFTDVDRARIEEHVSLFGERVWKHTIVVFTWAEVLRTISIERYIRREGKELQWVLEKCKRRYFVINNCIFGEHPQVGRLLERVEKMVAEEGGLYNPEEVEEKEKEQEPVVESQSPPIRDVRELGARPKQNSGLGLSKAMEVEPLSSE is encoded by the exons ATGGAAGTGAATACACCACTACAGGCGGCAG CTGGAGGTGCTCCTGTACCAGAGGAAGAGGTCAAGAAGGCAGCGTCTACAGCTCAGGTGGCCCCCCTGCCAGAGATTCGTCTGGTGGTGCTGGGCTGGAGGTGGCCAGGGAAGAGCCTGACGGGAAACACCATCATCGGCCGAGAGGAGTTTCGCCTGGAGCGAGCAGCTGAGTTCTGTgtgaagagacagacagaggtgaAGGGGCGGCAGGTGACTGTGGTGGACACTCCGGGTTGGTTCTCGGCCCAGGACACACCACCCTCCTACAAACAGGAGCTAGTGAAGGGAGCTTCTCTGTGTCCCCCAGGCCCCCATGCCTTCCTGCTCGTCATCCCTGTGGGAATGTTCACTGACGTGGACCGTGCTCGGATCGAAGAGCACGTGAGTCTTTTTGGGGAGCGTGTGTGGAAGCATACCATTGTGGTGTTCACCTGGGCCGAGGTCCTACGAACCATTTCCATTGAGAGGTACATTCGAAGAGAAGGCAAAGAGCTCCAGTGGGTGCTGGAAAAGTGTAAGCGGAGGTATTTTGTTATCAATAACTGTATATTTGGGGAGCACCCCCAGGTGGGACGCTTGTTGGAGAGGGTGGAGAAGATGGTGGCAGAAGAAGGGGGGCTGTACAAcccagaggaggtggaggagaaggagaaggagcagGAGCCTGTGGTTGAGAGTCAGAGCCCACCTATCAGAGATGTGCGGGAGCTGGGTGCACGGCCTAAACAGAACTCTGGCCTGGGTTTGTCCAAAGCCATGGAGGTGGAGCCCCTTTCCAGTGAGTGA